The following are from one region of the Littorina saxatilis isolate snail1 linkage group LG4, US_GU_Lsax_2.0, whole genome shotgun sequence genome:
- the LOC138965710 gene encoding M-protein, striated muscle-like — protein MTSNTTQNLTTGSDYFFRVMAENKAGPSPPLEMDKPVRIKSPYDVPSAPTGLRVSNVTDKSADVPWTAPDSDGGTPITNYIVQTRIIPRSTFTTVQETTETKVTLTGLVADSQYMLQIIAVNAEGQSLPLQSREPICPEKILSVPDAPASLLIKNITKDGLTLEWTPPENDGGSRVRRYIIEKSLKGTDKWEKVTTVESFRTRCTVADLEREKDYFFAVSAENDVGIGEKQKTAKPVKMEKPIFPPSPPTGPLVISDVTKTSFKVTWKAPEKDGGSPVTHYSVEKRETWKTSWTLVERVPGDRLTCDLLLLQEGQDLLVGVKAENVAGESKPLESEHAITPMSPYSEYAFYSDNF, from the exons ATGACCAGTAACACCACCCAGAACTTGACCACTGGGTCAGACTACTTCTTCCGTGTGATGGCAGAGAACAAGGCTGGGCCCAGTCCACCTCTGGAGATGGACAAGCCTGTTAGGATCAAGAGTCCTTATG ATGTGCCATCAGCACCAACAGGCCTGCGCGTGTCCAACGTCACAGATAAATCAGCAGATGTGCCTTGGACCGCTCCGGACAGCGACGGTGGCACGCCCATCACCAACTACATCGTTCAGACCCGCATCATCCCTCGTTCCACCTTCACCACCGTCCAGGAGACGACAGAAACCAAGGTGACCTTGACCGGCCTTGTTGCGGACAGCCAGTACATGCTGCAGATCATCGCAGTCAACGCTGAGGGACAGAGCCTGCCTCTGCAGTCCAGAGAACCCATCTGCCCAGAGAAGATCCTCA GTGTTCCTGATGCACCAGCGTCATTGCTGATCAAGAACATCACCAAGGACGGCCTGACCTTGGAGTGGACCCCACCAGAGAACGATGGCGGATCCAGGGTCCGTCGCTACATCATAGAGAAGTCTCTGAAGGGCACAGACAAATGGGAGAAGGTCACCACAGTCGAGAGCTTCAGAACTCGGTGCACTGTCGCTGATCTGGAGCGAGAGAAGGACTACTTCTTTGCTGTGTCCGCAGAGAATGATGTGGGCATTGGCGAAAAGCAGAAGACAGCCAAACCAGTGAAAATGGAAAAGCCTATCT TCCCACCATCACCGCCTACAGGCCCTCTGGTGATATCAGACGTGACCAAGACCAGCTTCAAGGTCACCTGGAAGGCACCAGAGAAGGACGGTGGATCTCCAGTCACTCACTACTCTGTGGAGAAGCGCGAGACGTGGAAGACAAGCTGGACGTTGGTGGAGCGTGTCCCTGGCGACCGTCTTACCTGCGACCTGCTCCTTCTGCAGGAAGGACAGGACCTCCTTGTCGGGGTCAAGGCCGAGAACGTTGCTGGAGAGTCCAAGCCTCTGGAATCGGAACATGCCATCACACCAATGAGTCCTTACAGTGAGTATGCTTTTTATTCTGATAACTTTTAA